The genomic DNA GCGGTTCGGAGCTGTTGAACGACCCCACTGTCGTGACGGTCGCGGAGGCCTTCGGTGTGACGCCCGGCCAGGTGGTGCTGCGCTGGCACACCCAACTGGGCGCCGTCCCGATCCCCAAGTCGGCGGACCCCGGCCGGCAGCGCGCGAACCTGGACATCTTCGGCTTCGAACTCGGCCCGGCCCAACTGGCCGCCCTCTGTGACCACACGCCTCAGCGGCTGGGCGGGGACCCGGAGACGCACGAGGAATTCTGAGCGTCCCGGGGGTGGAAGTTGCGTGTTTCCGCCCCCAACTCGCCTTCCCTGCCTCTATGTTCACGGCGGAGGTTCAAGATCTCACCGGAAGGCTCTCGTATGCGCACCGCGTTCCGTACCGCCGTCACCGGGTCGGTGGCCGCCGCCGCTCTGCTGGTCGGCGGCACCGCCCAGGCGACACCCGCCGGCCCCGGAGTCACCGCCCGGCTGATCAGCCAGACCACCATCGGCGACACCGACTACACCCTGCGCGAGATCACCATTCCGCCCGGCCAGGCGACCGGCTGGCACTACCACGACGGCCCGCTGTACGGCTTCGTCAAGCAGGGCACGCTCAGCCACTTCGACTCCGGTTGCGCCTCCGACGGCGTGTACCGGGCGGGCAGTCCCATCCAGGAGCCGGCCGGTTCGGGCAACGTGCACATCGGCCGCAATCTGGGGAACACCCCTCTCGTCCTCGACGTGCTGTACGTGCTGCCGCACGGATCGCCGTTCTCGGAGGACGCGCCGAACCCCGGCTGCCCCTTCGAGTAGGTCCTCGGGTCAGTCCGGCGGCAGCGGCTGTTCGGCCCAGATGGTCTTGCCGCCGTCTGTCTGCCGGCTGCCCCAGCGCTGGGTGAGCTGCGCGACGAGGAGGAGTCCGCGTCCGCCCTCGTCGTAGGCGTGGGCGCGGCGCAGATGCGGTGAGGTGGAACTGCCGTCGGAGACCTCGCAGATGAGGGCGCGGTCTCGGATCAGCCGGAGCTGGACGGGCGGTTCGCCGTACCGGATGGCGTTGGTGACGAGTTCGCTGACGACGAGTTCGGTGACGAAGGACTCCTCGTCCAGCCCCCAGGCGGTGAGTTGCTCGGTGGCGGCCTGCCGGGCCCGGGCCACGTGCGCGGGGTCGGGTTCGATGTCCCAGGTGGCGACCCGGTCGGCGCCGAGCGCCCGGGTGCGCACCAGCAGGAGGGCCACGTCGTCGCTGGGCTCCTCCGGCATCACGGCCTTCAGCACCGAGTCGCACAGCGCGTCCAGCGATGCGGCGGACGCGGTGAGGGCGCGGCACAGTTCGGCGGTGGCGTGGTCGATGTCGCGGTCGCGGTCCTCGATCAGGCCGTCCGTGTACAGGGCGACGACGGCCCCCTCGGGCAGCTCCAACTCCACTGCCTCGAAAGGCAGTCCGCCGACCCCGAGCGGTGGTCCCGCGGCCATGGGGACGAGGCTCGCGGTCCCGTCGGGCAGCACGACGGCCGGCGGTGGATGTCCGGCGGCGGCCATGGTGAGGCGGCGCGATACCGGGTCGTAGACGGCGTAGAGGCAGGTGGCACCGAGTTCCGCGACCTCGTCGCCGGTGTCGTCCGTCGCGAGGTGGGTGACCAGGTCGTCGAGGTGGGTGAGGAGTTCGTCGGGCGGCAGGTCCACGTCGGCGAGGGTGCGGACGGCGGTGCAGAGGCGGCCCATGGTCGCCGAGGACGCGATGCCGTGTCCGACGACGTCGCCGACGACCAGGGCGACCCGGCTGCCGGACAGCGGGATCACGTCGAACCAGTCGCCGCCGATGCCCGCGAGCGACCCGCAGGGCAGATAGCGGTGGGCCACCTCGACCGCCGCCTGCCCGGGCAAGTCCCTGGGCAGCAGGCTGTGTTGGAGGGCGAGTGCGGTGGAGCGCTCGCGGGCGAAGCGGCGCGCGTTGTCGATGCAGACGGCGGCGCGGCTGGCCACCTCCTCGGCGAGTACGGCGTCGTCGGCCACGTAGTCGTCGGGGTGGGCCATGCGGACGCCGACCGCGACACCGAGTGTGGTGCCGCGTGCCCGGAGCGGCACCGCGATCATCGAGTGGACGCCCTTGCGGTACGCGCGGGCGGCGGGGCTGCGCGCGTTGCGTTCCGCCACCCAGCGGACGAAGTCGGGTTCGCCCGCCTGGCTCAGGACGGCCCGGCCCGACCGCAGCGCACGCGCGGGCGGTGAGAACGGCGGGTAGACGTCCGCCTCGGACAGGTGCATCGCCGCCTCGGGGGTGCCCTCGGTGGCGGAGCCGTGGGCGACCCGGCGCAGCACGATCCGGTCGTCGAGGTCCATCTGCGGTTCGTCCGCGCCGAGCACCCACTCCAGGAGGTCCACGCTGGCGAAGTCGGCGTAGCGCGGCACCAGCAGTTCCACCAGTTCCTCGGCGGTGCGCACCACGTCGAGGGTGGTGCCGATGCCGGCCGCCGCTTCGTTGAGCAGGGCCAGCCGCTGTCGGGCGAGGTACTGCTCGGTGCTGTCGAACGCCGCGAGGGCGACCCCGCCCAGCTCACCGGCGGCGTCCTTGACGGGCCACATCTCGATGCTCCAGGCGTGCTCCCGGTTCAGGGCCGGAGCGCCCGCCCAACTGTCGTAGCGGACCGGTCTGCCCGTCTCGGCGACCAGGCGCAGGTTTCGCAGGAAGCCCCGGCTGTGCTCGGCGTCCTCGACACTCTCCGGGAAGTACCGGCCGATCAGGACGTCCTCGGGCACGCCCATCACGCGGCAGGCGACGTCGTTGAGGCGGAGGTAGCGCTGCTCGGTGTCGAAGACGGAGAGCGACATCGACGCCTGCTGGAAGGCCCGCTCCGCCAGCGTGGGCGCGAGGGGAGGGTCGGCGGTAATGACGTATCCGTCCGGTGCGCCGTCCGCACCGAGCACCGCGCAGGCCCGCACGGTGAGCGGGAGCGGCGTTCCGTCCCGGTGTCGTAGGACCAGCGTGCCCGTCAGCGCGGCGACGGCCGGGGTCGAGGGGGGTTCGGCGAGCAGTGCCCCCACCGACCGGCCCACGGCCTCCTCGGCCGGGTATCCCGTCAGTGTCCGGGCACCCTCGCTCCACCCCGTCACGATGCCTCGGGCATTGATGACCGCCGTGGCGGAGGCCTGCTCCATATCGTCCAGGATGGTCCCTTTACCGCGCGGCATCAACCGCGATACGGCATTTGCGGCCCCCGGGTCAGGTCCGGCGGGCTCGGAGTGCGTCGAGGGCCCGGTCGGCGTGGGTGTTCATCCGCAGTTCGCTGGAGACGACCTCCAGGATCGTGCGGTCCTCTCCGATGACGAAAGTGGCCCTCTTGGTGGGCGCGAGCGAGAATCCGCGTTTCACCCCGAACCGCTCGCGGATCGTCCCGTCGGCGTCCGAGAGGAGCGGCATGCCGAGGGTGTGTTTCCCGGCGAACTCGTGCTGCTTGTCGACCGTGTCACCGCTGATGCCGACGGGCCGCGCGCCGACCGCCGCGAACTCGGCCGCCAGATCACGGAAATGGCAGGCCTCGGCGGTGCAGCCGGCGGACAGGGCGGCCGGATAGAAGAACAGCACCACCGGTCCCTCGGCGAGCAGTTCCGTGAGGCTGCGCTCGGCGCCGGTCTCGTCCGGCAGCGTGAAGTCCTCGATCTTGTCACCGACGCTCGGGCGACCGCTCATGACTGTCCCTCCCCATTCTTCGCGACACTACGGGCCCACAGTACGAGGGGCACCTGCAGGGGCAGTCGCCCGAGGGCCGCCGCTCGCTGCGGGGTCGGGCGGTCCCGCCAGTCCAGCGCCATCTTCACGTTGGCGGGGAACACCCCCACGAAGAAGCCCGCCGCAGCGAGCGCGGCCGTACGCCGGGAACGCGGTGCCGCTATCCCGGCGGCCAGCGCCAGCTCGACGACCCCGCTCGCGTACGTCCAGGTCCGGGGCTTCCCCGGCAGGACGCTCGGGATCGTCGCGTCGAACTGTCTCGGCGAGGCGAGGTGGGCGACCCCCGCGGTCGCCAACAGACCGGCGAGCAGCAGCGATGAGCGTTCGGACCGGGACACGGTTCCTCCTCTGATGGCCTGCCGCGCGATATTACTCGACGGTAGGTCCTTATCGGTCCCCTACTGCTTCGGTCTGACCTTTGATATGTTTCGCATCCGGAACCGAAGAAGGGTCCCGTGCATGGACTTCGAACTGACCGAGGACCAGGAAACGATCCGCAAGTCCGTCGCCGGGCTGCTGCGCGACTTCGACGACCAGTACTGGATGGCGAAGGACCAGGCGCACGAGTTCCCGACGGAGTTCTACGACACCGTCGCGGCCGGCGGCTGGCTAGGGATCACGATCCCGGAGGAGTACGGCGGCCACGGCCTCGGCATCACCGAGGCCAGCCTGCTGCTGGAGGAAGTGGCGCGGTCGGGCGGCGGCATGAACGCGGCGAGCGCGATCCATCTCTCCATCTTCGGCATGCATCCGGTGGTGGTGCACGGCTCCGAGGAGCTGAAGCGCCGCACACTCCCCCGGATCGCGAACGGCGATCTGCACGTCTGTTTCGGCGTCACCGAACCGGGCGCCGGACTCGACACCGCGAGCATCACGACGTACGCACGACGGGACGGCGACCACTACGTCGTGAGCGGCCGCAAGGTGTGGATCTCCAAGGCGATGGAGTCGGAGAAGATCCTTCTCCTGACCCGGACCAGCAAGGCGGACGAGGTCGCCAGGAAGACCGACGGGATGACCCTCTTCCTGGCGGACATCGACCGCGACCGGATCGACGTCCGCCCGATCCCGAAAATGGGCCGCAACGCGGTCACCTCGAACGAACTCTTCATCGACGACCTGCGCATCCCCGTCGAGGACCGCGTCGGCGAGGAGGGCCAGGGCTTCCGCTACCTCCTCGACGGCCTCAACCCGGAACGCATGCTGATCGCCGCGGAGGCCCTCGGCATCGGCCGGGCCTCGCTCGACAAGGCGGTGCGGTACGCCAAGGAGCGGGTCGTCTTCGGCCGCCCGATCGGCATGAACCAGGGCATCCAGTTCCCCCTCGCGGACTCCCTGGCCCACCTCGACGCCGCCGAACTCGTGCTGCGCAAAGCGACATGGCTGTACGACAACGGGAGGCCCTGCGGGCGGGAGGCGAACACCGCCAAGTATCTGTGCGCCGACGCCGGGTTCACGGCCGCCGACCGGGCCCTGCAGACCCACGGGGGCATGGGCTACTCCGAGGAGTACGGCGTGTCCCGCTACTTCCGCGAGGCCCGCCTCATGCGCATCGCGCCGATCAGTCAGGAAATGATCCTGAACTACCTGGGATCACACACGCTGGGACTCCCGAGGAGCTACTGAATGACCGACAGCACAGGGTTGTTCGACCTCACGGGCCGGTCGGCACTGGTCACCGGGGCCGGGGGCGGCATCGGTTCCGCGGTCGCCGAGGCGCTGGCGCGCGCGGGTGCCGCGGTGCTGGTGACCGACGTCGACGAGTCGGCCGCCGCGGCCGTCGCGGGGAAGATCAGTGCCGCGGGCCTGACGGCGGACAGCGCCGCGCTCGACGTACGGGACCGGTCCGCCGCCGACGCTGCCGTGGCGCGCGCTGCGGCGCTCGCCGACGGGACGCTGCACATCCTCGTGAACAACGCCGGGGTCATCGCGCCGGCCATGTTCGACAAGCTGGAGGAGGAGGCGTTCCGGCGGGTCCTCGACATCCATGTGATGGGCGCCTTCCACTGCGCGCAGGCGGCGCTGCCGTTCCTGCCGGACGACGGCACGGGCCGGATCATCAACGTCACGTCGTCGGCGGGGCTGGTCGGCACGCTCGGGCAGGTCAACTACTCGGCCGCGAAGGCGGGGATCATCGGGCTGACGAAGTCGCTGGCCCGCGAACTGGCGCGCCGGCGGGTGCTGGTCAACGCGCTCGCCCCGCTGGCCGCCACACCCATGACGGAGACCATCCGCACCGACGAGAAGTTCTCGGCCCGGATGCTGGCCCGGATTCCGCTGGGCCGGTGGGCCGAACCCGCGGAGGTCGCGGGCAGTTTCGTGTTCCTCGCCTCGGACGCCGCCTCCTTCATCACCGGGCAGGTGCTGCCGGTGGACGGCGGCATGGTGATTTGAAACCTCCCCCACCTAAAGGTGGGGGATTCCTGGCTCACGTTGGCTGTGGACCGGCGGTCCGGCAGCTCTTACACGATCAGCACCAGCCGGGTTGAGACCAGCCCGGACGAGCATCACGCGGGCGGAGTTCTTGTCCCTGGGGGACACGGTTCCGCACGCGGCGCAGGTGTAGGTACGTTCCGAAAGAGGAAGTGCGTGCTTGGTTCTCGCTCCGCACTGCGCGCAGTCCATGGTGGTGTGCGCGGAGTTTACGAGGTGCACGGTCCGGCCGTGCTTGCGGCTCATGTCCAGCAGGGCCGTCTTCGTCGTGCTGATCGCGGCATCCGCTGCCTTGCGGGCCATCGTGGACTTCGCCAGGAACTTCGGGCGGAAGTCCTCGACCGCGAGCTGGTCGAAGTCGCGAACGATGGTTTTGGCCCACTTGCGGGCGGTGTCCTGCCGTTGCCGGGCGGCCTTCTTGTGGACCTTCGCGGCCTGGGCCTGTGCCTGCCGGTAGCCCTTGGACTGCCGCTTACCTCTGGGGATACAGCGGCGGGCCATCTGCTTCTGGTAACGGGCGAGGCGGGCGGTGGCGGTCTTGCCGTGCTGTGGATGCGGGAGGTCGTGGGCGTCGCTGGTGGTGGTCGCGGTTTCCTTCACTCCCCAGTCGATGCCGATCACCCGGCCGGTGGCAGGCAGGGCCTCGGTGGTGGTCGCCACGACGAACGAGGCGTACCAGTGGCCGAGGCTGTCTCGGTAGACGCGGACGGAGGACGGCGGCTTGGGCAGTCCCCGCGACCACACCACACTAAGCACGATCCCGCCCGCGAGATGCAGACGCCCGCCCTTGAGGCGGAACCCGCGCCGCGTGTAGTTCAGGGTCGGGTCGGCCGCGTGCTTCTTCTTGCACTTCGGCATCCCGGCCCGCCGTTGCTGCGGCAGCCGGGCCGTGATGTCGTTCAGGGCCTTGGCGCGGGACTTGGCGAAGTCGCGGATCGTCTGCTGTTGCGGCACCGAGCTGCCTTCGCGCAGCCAGGCGTTCGCGGTGCGGGCCTCGGTCAGCATCTTGTCGAGGCGGGCCGGGCCGCACCTCTCCTCGTCGGCGTGCGCCTTTTGGGAGCGGGCGCAGCACTCGTTCCAGATCCACCGGCAGCGCGCCCACTCCGCCACCAGCGCGGTACGGGCGGTCGAAGACAGGCGAAGCCGATAGGTGTACCGGGCATGTCCGGCATCCATGGCTTCCTCCAGGGTCGTGCTGCCACCACTCTACTACTACGGTAGGGGCATGGATGAAGAAACAAAGATCACGCTCAGGCTCCCCACGGAACTGCACCGGTGGCTCACCGCTCAGGCCAAGTCCGCCCGCAGGTCCCTCAACTCCGAGATCGTCTACCGGCTGGAGGGTGAGCGAGACGCCGCCGTTGCGGACACCGACTCACCCTGACGGCGACCCTGAAGGCCGAGGCATCCTTGGAGGTACTCGGTGGCAGCCAGCGCGCGTGCTGTGTTGAATGGTTCAGCCAAAGAGGCCGAAGAGCGCGGCTTTCGACGAGAGGCCTGAACCTGTGCAGAGCGCCGAGCACCCTTCCCGTACCGTCCGGGGGCGCGCCGCGGCCGGTGGACCCCGGCCGCGCTTCGACACGCTCACCGTCCCCAAGGCCTCGGACGTGCTGGCGGCGGAGGTGCGTGAGCGGATCCTGTCCGGGGAGTTCACGGAGGGCATGGCGCTGCCGCCGGAACGGCAGTTGGTGGAGCAGACGGGGCTGAGCCGGGCGACGGTGCGCGAGGCGCTGCGCGTCCTGGAGGTCGAACGGCTGCTGGAGATCAGGCCGGGACGCGGGGGCGGTGCCTTCGTGCACCGGCCGGGACGCGAATCGCTCGCCGACACCGTGCGGTTGGTGATCCGGGGGCAGCGGATCCGACTGGAGGACCTGCACGAGACCCGGGAGGCGATCGAGCCCGCGTGCGCGGCACTGGCGGCCAGACGCCGGACGGACGCCGACCTCGCGGAGCTGGACGACGCCCACACGGACCTCGTCGCGGCGGGCGAGGACATCCAGCGCTTCCTGCGCGCCAACATCCGCTGGCACAACGCCGTGGCGAGGGCCGGTGAGAACGATCTTCTCATCGGGTTCATGAGCGCTCTCTCGCAGTCGATCCACGCGGCCACCAACATCGAGCGGTTCATGGACGCGGACATCCGCAAGCTCACGGCCCGCGCGCACGCCCGGATCACCGAGGCCATCCGGGACCGCGACAGCGAGGCGGCGACACGTCGGATGACGCGCCATGTGTGCGGCTTCGCGCGGGCGGCGGCCGAGGTGGACCACCGGGACGGTGTGGAGCTCACCGATCCCGAGAACTGACTCAACCAAACGCGAGAATGTGATTCTCTTCTTCGTGCAACACCATTGACAGTATCGGTCTGACCTTTAATACCATCGCGGTATGAGCAAGGTGAGTCCCGTACTGACCGTCGCCGCCGACGGAGACGTCCGCATCGTCACCCTGAACCGCCCCGACCGGCTGAACGGCGTGTCCGAGGAACTGCACCGACGCCTGTCGGAGGTGTGGCGCGAGCTCGCGGACGACGCGAAGGCCCGTGCCGTCGTCCTCACGGGCGCTGGCCGGGCGTTCAGCGCGGGCGGCGACTTCGACCATCTCCTACGGCACCACACCGACCCGGAGCTGCGGGAGCGGTCGATCCGCCTCGACCGCACCATCCAGACCGAGATGATCCGCTTCCCGCTGCCCGTGATCGCCGCCGTCAACGGCCCGGCGGTGGGCCTGGGTTGCAGCCTCGCCCTCGCCTGCGACCTGGTGCTGATCGCCGAGGACGCCTACTTCGCGGACCCGCACATCTCGGTCGGCCTGGTGGCCGGCGACGGCGGGGTCACCCTGTGGCCGATGCTCACCAGCCTGCTGCGCGTGAAGGAGTACCTCTTCACCGGGGACCGCATCCCCGCTCCCAAGGCGGTCGAACTCGGCCTCGCCAACCGCACCGTCCCGCCCGACGAGGTGATGCGCGAGGCGCTCACCCTGGCCCACCGGCTCGCGGCGCAGCCCGCCGAGGCCCTCCGCGCCACCAAGCTGGCCCTCGCCGCGGTCGTCGAGCAGGTGTCGCGCGGCGGCATGGAGGCGGCGCTGATGGCCGAACGGGCCACGATGACCAGCCCGGACCACATCCGCATCATCACCGAGCTCGCGTCCCGCGCCGAACGGCGCGCGAACCCCCCTGAGGAGCGCTGAGCGTGGACCGCGAGGAGTTCGTCCTGGTCCGCGACATGGTTCGGTCACTCGCGACCCGCTTCGGCGTCACATCGGCGGACGAGGTGAAGCCGTCGACCCGGACGGCCGCCCAACAGGCCCTGGACGAACTGGGTTTGGCGGAGCTGCGGCGCACCTCTCCCCCGGCGGCGACCGCACAGGAGTGCGCGCTGCTCGCGCAGGAACACGGCCGCCGCCCGCTCACGACCTCTCTCCTCGGCACGGTCCTGCTGGCCCCCGAGCTGCTCCGTCTCCTCGGTGCCCAGCCCGACACCCGCACGACCCCCACCATCGCGCTCACCCGCGAACTCCGCTTCCCCGGGCAGGCGTCGACGGATCTCGTCGCCTGGGACTGCGAGGGCGCCGACAGCGCGCTCCGCGTCTCCGCCGAAGGGACGGTCGGCCGGGTCGAGTTGGGCCCGGCGGCACCGGGCACGGACCTCGTGCGCGCGGTGCGTTCGGTGCCGTCGGACGCCCCGGTCGAGGTTGTCGGCCGTCTCACCCCACCGGACCGACTCCGCTGGCAGGCCTACGCACTGGTCGTCGTGACCGCCGAACTCGTCGGCGCGGCAAGCTCGTTCGTGGAGCAGGCGGTCGAATACGCCCGTGTCCGCCGCCAGTACGGCCGGCCGATCGGCTCCTTCCAGGCCGTACAGCACCTCCTCGCGGACGCGACGGTCCTGGTGGAGGCGTGCACGAGTGTCACGCGGT from Streptomyces sp. NBC_01478 includes the following:
- a CDS encoding cupin domain-containing protein, with translation MRTAFRTAVTGSVAAAALLVGGTAQATPAGPGVTARLISQTTIGDTDYTLREITIPPGQATGWHYHDGPLYGFVKQGTLSHFDSGCASDGVYRAGSPIQEPAGSGNVHIGRNLGNTPLVLDVLYVLPHGSPFSEDAPNPGCPFE
- a CDS encoding ATP-binding SpoIIE family protein phosphatase; the encoded protein is MEQASATAVINARGIVTGWSEGARTLTGYPAEEAVGRSVGALLAEPPSTPAVAALTGTLVLRHRDGTPLPLTVRACAVLGADGAPDGYVITADPPLAPTLAERAFQQASMSLSVFDTEQRYLRLNDVACRVMGVPEDVLIGRYFPESVEDAEHSRGFLRNLRLVAETGRPVRYDSWAGAPALNREHAWSIEMWPVKDAAGELGGVALAAFDSTEQYLARQRLALLNEAAAGIGTTLDVVRTAEELVELLVPRYADFASVDLLEWVLGADEPQMDLDDRIVLRRVAHGSATEGTPEAAMHLSEADVYPPFSPPARALRSGRAVLSQAGEPDFVRWVAERNARSPAARAYRKGVHSMIAVPLRARGTTLGVAVGVRMAHPDDYVADDAVLAEEVASRAAVCIDNARRFARERSTALALQHSLLPRDLPGQAAVEVAHRYLPCGSLAGIGGDWFDVIPLSGSRVALVVGDVVGHGIASSATMGRLCTAVRTLADVDLPPDELLTHLDDLVTHLATDDTGDEVAELGATCLYAVYDPVSRRLTMAAAGHPPPAVVLPDGTASLVPMAAGPPLGVGGLPFEAVELELPEGAVVALYTDGLIEDRDRDIDHATAELCRALTASAASLDALCDSVLKAVMPEEPSDDVALLLVRTRALGADRVATWDIEPDPAHVARARQAATEQLTAWGLDEESFVTELVVSELVTNAIRYGEPPVQLRLIRDRALICEVSDGSSTSPHLRRAHAYDEGGRGLLLVAQLTQRWGSRQTDGGKTIWAEQPLPPD
- a CDS encoding peroxiredoxin codes for the protein MSGRPSVGDKIEDFTLPDETGAERSLTELLAEGPVVLFFYPAALSAGCTAEACHFRDLAAEFAAVGARPVGISGDTVDKQHEFAGKHTLGMPLLSDADGTIRERFGVKRGFSLAPTKRATFVIGEDRTILEVVSSELRMNTHADRALDALRARRT
- a CDS encoding DoxX family protein, coding for MSRSERSSLLLAGLLATAGVAHLASPRQFDATIPSVLPGKPRTWTYASGVVELALAAGIAAPRSRRTAALAAAGFFVGVFPANVKMALDWRDRPTPQRAAALGRLPLQVPLVLWARSVAKNGEGQS
- a CDS encoding acyl-CoA dehydrogenase family protein translates to MDFELTEDQETIRKSVAGLLRDFDDQYWMAKDQAHEFPTEFYDTVAAGGWLGITIPEEYGGHGLGITEASLLLEEVARSGGGMNAASAIHLSIFGMHPVVVHGSEELKRRTLPRIANGDLHVCFGVTEPGAGLDTASITTYARRDGDHYVVSGRKVWISKAMESEKILLLTRTSKADEVARKTDGMTLFLADIDRDRIDVRPIPKMGRNAVTSNELFIDDLRIPVEDRVGEEGQGFRYLLDGLNPERMLIAAEALGIGRASLDKAVRYAKERVVFGRPIGMNQGIQFPLADSLAHLDAAELVLRKATWLYDNGRPCGREANTAKYLCADAGFTAADRALQTHGGMGYSEEYGVSRYFREARLMRIAPISQEMILNYLGSHTLGLPRSY
- a CDS encoding SDR family NAD(P)-dependent oxidoreductase, which gives rise to MTDSTGLFDLTGRSALVTGAGGGIGSAVAEALARAGAAVLVTDVDESAAAAVAGKISAAGLTADSAALDVRDRSAADAAVARAAALADGTLHILVNNAGVIAPAMFDKLEEEAFRRVLDIHVMGAFHCAQAALPFLPDDGTGRIINVTSSAGLVGTLGQVNYSAAKAGIIGLTKSLARELARRRVLVNALAPLAATPMTETIRTDEKFSARMLARIPLGRWAEPAEVAGSFVFLASDAASFITGQVLPVDGGMVI
- a CDS encoding RNA-guided endonuclease InsQ/TnpB family protein gives rise to the protein MDAGHARYTYRLRLSSTARTALVAEWARCRWIWNECCARSQKAHADEERCGPARLDKMLTEARTANAWLREGSSVPQQQTIRDFAKSRAKALNDITARLPQQRRAGMPKCKKKHAADPTLNYTRRGFRLKGGRLHLAGGIVLSVVWSRGLPKPPSSVRVYRDSLGHWYASFVVATTTEALPATGRVIGIDWGVKETATTTSDAHDLPHPQHGKTATARLARYQKQMARRCIPRGKRQSKGYRQAQAQAAKVHKKAARQRQDTARKWAKTIVRDFDQLAVEDFRPKFLAKSTMARKAADAAISTTKTALLDMSRKHGRTVHLVNSAHTTMDCAQCGARTKHALPLSERTYTCAACGTVSPRDKNSARVMLVRAGLNPAGADRVRAAGPPVHSQREPGIPHL
- a CDS encoding Arc family DNA-binding protein, yielding MDEETKITLRLPTELHRWLTAQAKSARRSLNSEIVYRLEGERDAAVADTDSP
- a CDS encoding FadR/GntR family transcriptional regulator is translated as MQSAEHPSRTVRGRAAAGGPRPRFDTLTVPKASDVLAAEVRERILSGEFTEGMALPPERQLVEQTGLSRATVREALRVLEVERLLEIRPGRGGGAFVHRPGRESLADTVRLVIRGQRIRLEDLHETREAIEPACAALAARRRTDADLAELDDAHTDLVAAGEDIQRFLRANIRWHNAVARAGENDLLIGFMSALSQSIHAATNIERFMDADIRKLTARAHARITEAIRDRDSEAATRRMTRHVCGFARAAAEVDHRDGVELTDPEN
- a CDS encoding enoyl-CoA hydratase/isomerase family protein; amino-acid sequence: MSKVSPVLTVAADGDVRIVTLNRPDRLNGVSEELHRRLSEVWRELADDAKARAVVLTGAGRAFSAGGDFDHLLRHHTDPELRERSIRLDRTIQTEMIRFPLPVIAAVNGPAVGLGCSLALACDLVLIAEDAYFADPHISVGLVAGDGGVTLWPMLTSLLRVKEYLFTGDRIPAPKAVELGLANRTVPPDEVMREALTLAHRLAAQPAEALRATKLALAAVVEQVSRGGMEAALMAERATMTSPDHIRIITELASRAERRANPPEER
- a CDS encoding acyl-CoA dehydrogenase family protein; its protein translation is MDREEFVLVRDMVRSLATRFGVTSADEVKPSTRTAAQQALDELGLAELRRTSPPAATAQECALLAQEHGRRPLTTSLLGTVLLAPELLRLLGAQPDTRTTPTIALTRELRFPGQASTDLVAWDCEGADSALRVSAEGTVGRVELGPAAPGTDLVRAVRSVPSDAPVEVVGRLTPPDRLRWQAYALVVVTAELVGAASSFVEQAVEYARVRRQYGRPIGSFQAVQHLLADATVLVEACTSVTRYAAWCLDNEPPERALAAARAAKAEVNSSALEAVYAGMQVFGGIAQTWEHTAHLYLRKVRLGSTLLATTADLLPALAVPEVTR